A genomic segment from Pseudalkalibacillus hwajinpoensis encodes:
- a CDS encoding 4'-phosphopantetheinyl transferase family protein: MIETVDVHKLPIVTLEPSIEEYESYLSLDEHIRANRFIRKSDKRKFILIRGHLRWLLSRKTKEKPADLKFSYGLKGKPELASNQCYFNVSHSKQTVLISISQFTPIGVDIEDHRTVRGIGHPLFFHQDERVHLEQLRPREKSLKTLWLWTRKESLCKATGEGLTPHLSDISLLHDKIEYKDQFYQFFSTSTDRDVHTLCIRMS; encoded by the coding sequence ATGATTGAGACAGTTGATGTTCATAAACTTCCAATTGTAACACTAGAACCCAGTATTGAAGAATATGAATCCTATCTTTCTTTAGATGAGCATATACGAGCGAATCGCTTTATACGAAAAAGTGACAAAAGAAAATTTATTTTAATACGTGGGCATTTACGTTGGCTTTTATCTCGAAAGACAAAGGAAAAACCTGCTGACCTCAAGTTTTCCTATGGCTTAAAAGGAAAGCCTGAGCTTGCGTCAAACCAATGTTACTTTAATGTTTCTCATTCTAAGCAAACTGTTCTAATTTCTATAAGTCAATTTACCCCCATAGGAGTTGACATTGAAGATCATCGAACAGTTCGTGGGATTGGTCACCCATTATTTTTCCATCAAGATGAACGAGTACACCTTGAACAGTTAAGACCAAGAGAAAAATCTTTGAAAACATTATGGTTGTGGACGAGAAAAGAATCGCTGTGTAAAGCAACAGGAGAAGGACTTACACCCCATTTGAGCGATATATCCTTGCTTCACGATAAAATTGAGTATAAAGATCAATTTTACCAGTTCTTTTCTACTAGCACAGATCGAGATGTTCATACGCTGTGTATTAGAATGAGCTGA
- a CDS encoding carbohydrate ABC transporter permease, protein MFKGKRETSDGKFALMLLFPSIFLIVMLIGYPMLSNFYISFFEQPINPNLAAKFIGFENYIETLRDIEFYKSLGITLLYTLLVVIGSTLLGLYVAILFNRPFRFRKIARSLIILSYVTPSISLVFAWKYMFNNGYGVINYIGRDILHLFERPPLWFDDPTSSFILVVLFAIWRYFPYAFIAFLAILQTISPVLYEAAEMDGANIWQKFKAVTLPAIMPVMLTIITLRTIWMFYMFEDVYLLTNKVNVLGIYLYETAFAFNDLGKASAISVLLFLIICTLIILIRKRVNLNASS, encoded by the coding sequence ATGTTTAAAGGCAAACGTGAAACATCAGATGGAAAATTCGCATTAATGTTATTGTTTCCAAGTATATTTCTAATCGTGATGTTAATTGGCTATCCGATGCTTTCTAATTTTTATATTAGTTTTTTTGAGCAGCCGATTAATCCTAATTTAGCTGCAAAATTTATCGGGTTTGAGAACTACATAGAAACACTAAGAGATATTGAGTTCTATAAGTCTTTAGGGATTACATTACTTTATACTCTTCTAGTAGTTATTGGAAGTACTCTCCTAGGACTCTATGTGGCTATTTTATTTAATCGTCCATTTCGGTTTAGAAAAATTGCTCGTTCTCTTATTATATTGTCTTACGTTACGCCATCCATTTCATTGGTTTTCGCTTGGAAGTATATGTTTAATAATGGATATGGTGTGATCAACTACATAGGAAGAGATATTCTCCATTTATTTGAACGCCCCCCTCTTTGGTTTGATGATCCGACAAGTAGCTTTATTCTCGTTGTATTGTTTGCCATCTGGCGATATTTCCCTTATGCATTTATTGCATTTTTAGCGATTCTTCAAACTATCTCCCCCGTATTATACGAAGCGGCAGAAATGGATGGGGCGAATATATGGCAGAAATTCAAAGCCGTTACCCTACCTGCGATAATGCCGGTAATGTTAACGATCATTACACTCAGAACCATCTGGATGTTCTATATGTTTGAAGATGTCTATCTATTAACAAACAAAGTCAATGTACTAGGTATCTATTTATACGAAACGGCCTTTGCATTTAATGATTTAGGTAAGGCATCAGCAATCTCTGTTCTACTATTCTTAATCATTTGTACGCTGATCATCTTAATTAGGAAAAGGGTGAATCTAAATGCCAGCAGTTAG
- a CDS encoding DUF4260 domain-containing protein, translated as MSKRLLHIEGVIVLIISLYFYAQVGFSWWVFFFFLLIPDLSMLGYLVNSKAGSITYNIFHSYILPGLFVMGGMILDYNMMFASGLVWVAHIGMDRSIGFGLKYSSNTKVTHLQKV; from the coding sequence TTGAGTAAACGACTATTGCATATTGAAGGAGTGATTGTATTAATAATATCGCTCTATTTCTATGCCCAAGTAGGATTTAGTTGGTGGGTATTCTTCTTTTTTTTATTAATACCAGATTTATCAATGCTTGGTTATCTAGTAAATAGTAAAGCCGGGTCAATCACGTACAATATTTTTCACTCATATATTTTACCGGGGCTATTCGTCATGGGAGGCATGATTTTAGATTACAATATGATGTTTGCATCTGGTCTTGTTTGGGTGGCGCATATTGGGATGGATCGAAGTATAGGATTTGGATTAAAGTACTCAAGCAATACCAAAGTCACTCATCTACAGAAAGTATAG
- a CDS encoding ABC transporter substrate-binding protein, translating into MKLKILGMGAFLFLCVALIGCSNETGQTKDGEVTIEFMHTSVEQERLEVIDGLIQKFEEKNPDINVDPVVVEESSLTTKIITLAQSGELPEVIEVGEAYAKVMDKDSLIDTDAVKNIIEDVGTDEYYDGALKLVRTEDGKSYRGVPISGWVQGIWYNKEMLASKGFEEPTNWDELLEIAKAFTDAENQKYGIALPTVESTFSEQAFSQFALSNNANILNADGELSLNTPEMKESLEYYQELSQYTMPGSNDVTEVRDAFMNGTAPMAIYSSYLLPAVYEQGNPSNLGYAIPKKEQEAVYGTVSSLTISSGLEEQQKEAAKTFVKFLSKVENATEWILMAPGGAQPVHKGVVANETYQSNEVIKAYGDLSTEIAESFNEIQVFGLIDNKNFVKMGDITSSNALPIMVNQVTVGGASVKESVEAANEQIEKVVD; encoded by the coding sequence ATGAAACTTAAAATTTTAGGAATGGGTGCTTTTCTTTTCCTTTGTGTAGCTTTAATTGGCTGCTCAAATGAAACTGGTCAAACGAAGGATGGAGAAGTAACCATTGAGTTTATGCATACCTCTGTGGAACAGGAACGCTTAGAAGTGATTGATGGATTGATTCAAAAATTTGAGGAAAAGAATCCAGACATTAATGTGGATCCAGTGGTGGTTGAGGAAAGCAGTTTAACAACGAAAATCATTACATTGGCTCAATCAGGTGAACTGCCAGAAGTAATTGAAGTTGGAGAAGCATACGCGAAAGTAATGGATAAAGATTCTCTTATCGACACAGACGCGGTTAAGAATATTATCGAAGATGTTGGGACGGACGAATATTATGATGGAGCTCTAAAGCTTGTTCGTACAGAGGATGGCAAGAGCTATAGAGGTGTTCCTATCAGTGGATGGGTACAAGGAATTTGGTATAACAAAGAAATGTTAGCTTCCAAAGGATTTGAAGAACCTACCAATTGGGATGAGTTGCTAGAAATAGCAAAAGCATTCACTGATGCAGAAAATCAAAAATATGGGATTGCTTTACCAACAGTAGAAAGTACTTTCTCGGAACAAGCTTTTTCCCAGTTTGCTCTCTCAAATAACGCAAACATTTTAAATGCTGATGGTGAGTTGTCTTTAAACACTCCAGAAATGAAAGAATCCCTTGAGTATTATCAAGAGTTGTCTCAATATACGATGCCAGGATCAAATGATGTAACAGAAGTTAGAGATGCATTTATGAATGGTACAGCACCGATGGCCATTTATTCTTCTTATCTTTTACCTGCTGTTTATGAACAAGGAAATCCTAGTAACCTCGGATATGCTATTCCGAAGAAAGAACAAGAGGCCGTTTATGGAACGGTTAGCTCTTTAACAATTTCATCAGGCTTAGAAGAACAGCAAAAAGAAGCGGCGAAAACATTTGTGAAGTTCCTTTCTAAAGTGGAAAATGCAACGGAGTGGATTTTAATGGCTCCGGGTGGAGCACAGCCAGTACATAAAGGGGTTGTTGCTAATGAAACCTATCAATCGAATGAAGTGATTAAAGCCTATGGCGATTTGTCTACGGAAATAGCAGAATCGTTTAATGAAATACAAGTGTTTGGTTTAATCGATAATAAGAACTTCGTGAAGATGGGCGACATTACAAGTTCTAATGCGCTTCCTATTATGGTGAACCAGGTTACTGTTGGAGGTGCTAGTGTCAAAGAGTCGGTTGAAGCAGCAAATGAACAGATAGAAAAGGTAGTCGATTAA
- a CDS encoding LacI family DNA-binding transcriptional regulator: MKPTIYDIAKAANVSKSTVSRVLNNNPHISHKSKMKVLKAIEELNYQPSKIARGLSSGFDAILVVSRSTTTTKNNPFFSEILHVISRFSEEENYDVILQTSQNNLEEIKRCIAKTASNIVKGIIMLSSPSDEEFFNEVDKFNIPTMVIGKVDGDYENIYSVDTNNFQDSYNLVQYMIDLGHKDIACLYSPQEYHVSIDRLEGYKECLKDNKIPIRKNHMINCGFTMNEAYQSTQRLFAEKSLPTAIFATDDLKLLSLYKILDEHGISTPADILIGGYSNTDITSFLFPSIIQIENPTNMLGEVATKHLLNIIKQNEVGDRSIIIPTTRTIQGSKYKM, from the coding sequence ATGAAGCCAACTATCTATGATATAGCTAAGGCTGCTAATGTATCAAAGTCTACTGTATCTAGAGTTTTAAATAATAACCCTCATATTTCTCACAAAAGCAAAATGAAAGTATTAAAAGCAATTGAAGAATTGAATTACCAACCAAGTAAGATTGCTCGTGGCCTGTCTTCTGGTTTTGATGCTATTCTGGTGGTCTCAAGATCGACTACCACAACGAAAAACAACCCTTTCTTTTCGGAGATCTTACATGTCATATCAAGGTTTTCTGAAGAGGAAAATTATGATGTGATTTTGCAAACATCTCAAAATAACTTAGAAGAAATAAAACGGTGCATAGCAAAGACCGCTTCAAATATTGTGAAAGGGATTATTATGTTAAGCTCTCCTTCTGATGAGGAATTCTTTAATGAGGTAGACAAATTCAACATACCCACAATGGTCATTGGAAAAGTCGATGGTGATTATGAAAACATATACTCAGTCGATACTAATAACTTTCAAGACAGTTACAACCTTGTCCAATATATGATTGATCTAGGTCATAAAGATATTGCATGTTTGTATTCCCCTCAAGAATACCATGTCTCCATTGATCGACTAGAAGGCTATAAGGAATGTCTAAAGGATAATAAGATTCCAATTCGAAAAAATCACATGATTAATTGTGGCTTTACGATGAATGAAGCTTATCAGAGTACTCAGAGGCTATTTGCGGAAAAATCCTTGCCGACAGCTATTTTTGCCACAGATGATTTAAAATTACTGAGCTTATACAAAATTTTGGATGAACATGGGATTTCTACTCCAGCGGATATATTAATAGGAGGTTATAGTAATACAGATATCACATCCTTCTTATTTCCATCGATTATTCAAATAGAAAACCCAACCAATATGTTAGGTGAAGTCGCTACTAAACATTTGCTTAATATTATTAAGCAAAATGAAGTTGGCGATCGTTCGATAATTATTCCTACAACTAGAACGATCCAGGGATCAAAATATAAAATGTAG